CGGTGCGCGCGCATTTCCGCCCCGAGTTCCTGAACCGTCTGGACGAGATCATCATCTTCCGCCGTCTGACGCGCGAGAATATGGATGGCATCGTCAAAATTCAGCTTGCGTTGCTGGAGGCGCGGCTGGCGGCCCGGAAAATCTCGCTCGATCTGGATGAGAAGGCGATGAAATGGCTGGCGGATGAAGGCTATGATCCGGTGTTCGGTGCGCGTCCGCTGAAGCGGGTGATACAGCGGGCTTTGCAGGACCCGCTGGCTGAAATGCTGCTCGCTGGCGAGGTGCTGGATGGGCAGACCGTGCATGTCAGCGCGGGCGATGACGGCCTGCTGGTCGGCAACCATATCGGGACCGCCGGGCACAAGCTGGGTGCCGTGGGCGAGGGTCCGAAGGACGCGACGCTGCACTGATCCAGCCGGACGAACATATGAAGAAGCCCCACCTGATCGGCGGGGCTTTTTCACGACAGAAAATCTCGCTCAAACGAAATTGTGAGGTAACTTTTCCGGCCTCTCGCCCGTACCCTTGATACGAGCTTTTCGATTTTTCCGATTCCAATGGTAGGAGCGCGCCATGAAACTAAGCTGGTCCGATGTCACCCCTGAAGCCGTCTGGCTGAACCGACGCAGCTTCATGGCGGGCGCCGCTGCCGGTGCCGCCACGCTTTCGGCAGGTTCGGCACTTGCTCTCAGCGGCGCGCCCTCGCGCCTGTCGACCGATGAAAAGCCGAACAGCTTCGAGGAGATCACCAATTACAATAATTTTTACGAGTTTGGTTTCGGCAAAGAGGATCCGGCGCGCTATTCCGATGCCATGACAACGGACCCCTGGTCGGTGGAGATTGGTGGTATGGTGGAGCGGCCCGGCAGTTACGGGGTCGAGGATCTTGCGCCCGAAAACGCTCTGGAAGAACGTATCTACCGGCTTCGCTGCGTCGAAGCCTGGTCGATGGTGATCCCGTGGCTTGGCGTTCCGCTGGCATCGGCGCTGAACAAGGCCGGAGTCGAGCCGGGGGCGAAATTCGTGCGATTTGAAACGCTCTACAGGCCGGAGGAGATGCGGGCGCAGCGTGGCGGCGGCATTGACTGGCCGTATCACGAGGGGTTGCGGATCGACGAGGCCATGCATCCGCTGACGATTCTGGCCACGGGTCTTTATGACAAACCGATGCCCAATCAGAACGGCGCGCCGATTCGGCTGGTCGTGCCGTGGAAATATGGGTTCAAGTCGATCAAATCGATCGTGAAGATCACGCTGACCGATTCCCAGCCTTCGACGAGTTGGGAAACGCTGCAACCGCGCGAATACGGTTTCTACGCCAACGTGAATCCCGAGGTGGATCACCCGCGCTGGAGTCAGGCGACGGAGCGTCGGATCGGGGCGGGGTTGCTGGGCGGCCGGCAGGATACGCTGATGTTCAACGGCTATGGCGATCAGGTGGCTGATCTCTACGCAGGCATGGATCTGGCCAAGAATTACTGATGCAACGTGTGAATCAACTGCTGCGCCGCATTCCTGGATGGGCGGTCTGGCTCGTGGGGGCTCTGCCCCTTGCGCTGCTCATCTATGATGTTTTTGCCGGTC
The genomic region above belongs to Paracoccus sp. SCSIO 75233 and contains:
- the msrP gene encoding protein-methionine-sulfoxide reductase catalytic subunit MsrP — its product is MKLSWSDVTPEAVWLNRRSFMAGAAAGAATLSAGSALALSGAPSRLSTDEKPNSFEEITNYNNFYEFGFGKEDPARYSDAMTTDPWSVEIGGMVERPGSYGVEDLAPENALEERIYRLRCVEAWSMVIPWLGVPLASALNKAGVEPGAKFVRFETLYRPEEMRAQRGGGIDWPYHEGLRIDEAMHPLTILATGLYDKPMPNQNGAPIRLVVPWKYGFKSIKSIVKITLTDSQPSTSWETLQPREYGFYANVNPEVDHPRWSQATERRIGAGLLGGRQDTLMFNGYGDQVADLYAGMDLAKNY